A window from Enterocloster bolteae encodes these proteins:
- a CDS encoding ABC transporter substrate-binding protein yields the protein MKKGLAKVTAIGLCVSMLISLAGCSGGGGSATTDKAAEKAAEAVTDKNIQSEAEGTQEPIELTYWYWEDEQGTIENMLKDKWEAYAGDRIKVNFESVPSSSFHDKLITAISTGTGPDVFICKPMWAPELYGMGGLMNMEDVFEGWEYADEVDDFMLEQMRAGLDKLYLYPRTTIVMYLYCRKSMFEKAGIDYPKTVDEFFDACEKLTVDTDGDGKTDQYGFGMRGGNGGHYMWSSFVFSALKGKDYYDAEGKASLADAKLAEMNQKYIDLYQNGYVPPSAITDGFSEVLTNFKSGVTAMLYHHIASITTIKETFGDDFEVIPVPTGESGQAFGCQEMTGWAINPNSKNLEAAEEFVKWASSPEIHDVRCEKLQQVPFMSSVQALDKYKNDQAYKVSMDNMLSAHTLPVGPEITTYTEEMWAQTFQRALMGELSSMEMLEQLDKCLNGEM from the coding sequence ATGAAAAAAGGTTTGGCAAAAGTAACAGCAATAGGACTATGTGTATCAATGCTCATTTCCTTGGCAGGGTGTTCCGGCGGAGGCGGCTCTGCTACTACGGACAAGGCAGCTGAAAAGGCGGCAGAAGCAGTAACGGATAAAAATATTCAGAGTGAAGCGGAGGGAACACAGGAACCCATAGAGCTGACATACTGGTATTGGGAAGACGAGCAGGGGACAATAGAGAACATGCTTAAAGATAAGTGGGAGGCCTATGCAGGAGATCGGATTAAGGTGAATTTTGAATCCGTACCGTCATCTAGTTTCCATGATAAGCTCATAACGGCCATAAGCACGGGAACAGGACCAGATGTGTTTATCTGTAAACCAATGTGGGCTCCGGAACTGTATGGAATGGGCGGTCTGATGAATATGGAAGACGTGTTTGAGGGATGGGAGTATGCAGATGAAGTGGATGACTTTATGCTGGAGCAAATGAGGGCAGGATTGGATAAGCTGTACTTGTATCCCCGGACCACCATTGTAATGTATTTGTATTGCCGCAAGTCAATGTTCGAGAAGGCCGGAATTGATTATCCTAAAACTGTGGATGAATTCTTTGATGCCTGTGAGAAACTGACTGTGGACACGGACGGGGACGGCAAAACAGATCAGTATGGATTTGGTATGCGCGGCGGTAACGGCGGCCATTACATGTGGTCATCCTTTGTATTCAGCGCATTGAAGGGTAAGGATTATTATGATGCAGAGGGCAAGGCTTCACTGGCTGATGCGAAACTGGCTGAGATGAACCAAAAGTACATTGATCTGTATCAAAATGGTTATGTGCCTCCGTCAGCAATTACGGACGGATTCAGTGAAGTTCTAACTAATTTTAAATCAGGTGTCACAGCTATGCTGTATCATCATATTGCATCCATTACAACCATAAAGGAAACCTTTGGTGATGATTTTGAGGTGATACCTGTTCCCACTGGGGAGAGCGGTCAGGCATTTGGGTGTCAGGAGATGACCGGATGGGCTATTAATCCCAATTCTAAGAACCTGGAGGCAGCGGAGGAGTTTGTGAAATGGGCGTCTTCACCTGAGATTCACGATGTGCGGTGTGAGAAGCTGCAGCAGGTACCGTTTATGTCTTCCGTCCAGGCATTGGACAAGTATAAGAATGATCAGGCGTATAAGGTATCTATGGATAATATGCTTTCTGCCCATACATTACCTGTAGGGCCTGAAATTACTACTTATACAGAAGAGATGTGGGCACAGACATTCCAGAGGGCCCTGATGGGAGAACTGAGCAGCATGGAGATGCTGGAACAGCTGGACAAGTGTCTGAACGGAGAAATGTAG